One Maribacter sp. HTCC2170 genomic window, TCTTTTATACGATGGCCATCTTCACAAGTAAAAGTAATCCTGCCTGTGGCTTTTTTGGAAAAGTTGGCAGTATTGTTCAAAACTAACATCGAGATATTATGTCCGCTTTCTTTTATTTGGTCTATAACCATAGTACCTGTCGCAAACTCTGCCGCCATGCCCTGTACTGCCCAAAACATAGATCTAAATGGGTTCTGATTGAACCATCTATGCTTAATAGTTACCACTGCTTTTTGCTTATCTATATATTTTAACCGCACACCACACCACCAAGCCGATGGTAATTTAAAAAAAGTGTACGAATTGAATTTTCCTACCGAAATGCCCATATTCATTATAATTTTCACTAAAAATAGACAAAATAATCGAAGTATTAAATGTTAAAGTTATGTTAATTAATAGTACTATGTGTTGCATAGTACCTGCTTTTAGATATATATTTGTATAAGAAAATAATATGTGATGACAGAGACCTTATCAAAACACGAGAGAAATTTATCCGCAATTATACATGCGTCGACCTTCAGTAAGTTCTTTATTCCTTTTGGAAATTTTATAATTCCGTTGGTATTATGGACAGCCAATAAAAAGGAATATGAGTTTGTAGATCACAACGGGAAACAGGCTTTGAACTTTCAGATTAGTATACTCCTCTACTCCATTCTTTTAGGTGCAGTGAGTATTCCTTTCTTTTTAGGGTTTATTCCTGAATTGTTCGATCATGGTAGTTTTGGCCTGGGCAACTTAAACAGTTTTAACAACTTTAATTTTGATTTTGATTTTGATGACATGCCTTTTGGTTCATGGATATTCCCTATTGGTATAGCAGGCCTATTACATGGCGCACTTTTTATTTTCAATATAGTATATACCATACTTGCAACTTTAAGAACCAGTGAAGGACAGACTTTCGAATATCCTTTCACCATAAAATTCATCAAATAATGAAAAATCACAATCAAAAAACACTAGC contains:
- a CDS encoding DUF4442 domain-containing protein; this encodes MGISVGKFNSYTFFKLPSAWWCGVRLKYIDKQKAVVTIKHRWFNQNPFRSMFWAVQGMAAEFATGTMVIDQIKESGHNISMLVLNNTANFSKKATGRITFTCEDGHRIKDALDKTIETGEGQTVWMKSVGVNEEGVVVSTFKFEWTVRLKKK
- a CDS encoding DUF4870 domain-containing protein; its protein translation is MTETLSKHERNLSAIIHASTFSKFFIPFGNFIIPLVLWTANKKEYEFVDHNGKQALNFQISILLYSILLGAVSIPFFLGFIPELFDHGSFGLGNLNSFNNFNFDFDFDDMPFGSWIFPIGIAGLLHGALFIFNIVYTILATLRTSEGQTFEYPFTIKFIK